A single Cryptococcus deuterogattii R265 chromosome 2, complete sequence DNA region contains:
- a CDS encoding superoxide dismutase Cu-Zn, whose product MVKAVAVLKGDSPVTGVITFTQEKEGAPVTVSGDIKNLDANAERGFHVHEFGDNTNGCTSAGPHFNPHGKNHGAPSDSERHVGDLGNVKTDGNGVASVNISDKSLSLFGPYSIIGRTIVVHAGTDDFGKGGNPESLKTGNAGARAACGVIGISN is encoded by the exons ATGGTCAAG GCTGTTGCTGTCCTCAAGGGTGACTCTCCCGTCACCGGTGTTATCACCTTCAcccaggagaaggagggtgcTCCCGTTACTGTTTCTGGTGAC ATCAAGAACCTCGACGCCAACGCCGAGCGAGGCTTCCACGTCCACGAGTTTGGAGACAACACCAACGGCTGTACCTCTGCCGGTCCCCACTTCAACCCCCACGGCAAGAACCACGGTGCCCCCTCTGACTCTGAGAGGCACGTTGGTGACCTCG GTAACGTCAAGACTGACGGCAACGGTGTTGCTTCCGTCAACATTTCCG ACAAGagcctctccctctttgGCCCTTACTCCATCATTGGCCGAACCATCGTCGTCCACGCCGGTACTGACGATTTCGGAAAGGGCGGCAACCCCGAGTCCCTCAAGACTGGTAACGCCGGTGCCCGTGCTGCCTGCGGTGTCAT TGGTATCTCCAACTAA
- a CDS encoding histone-lysine N-methyltransferase Su(var)3-9 translates to MSAINDPIAAASSGPSEPIQEVQVDVTKLTALSPEVISKQATINIGTIGHVAHGKSSTVRAISGVQTVRFKNELERNITIKLGYANAKIYKCQNPDCPPPSCFKSYPSSKEAHPKCERPGCDGRMDLQRHVSFVDCPGHDILMATMLTGAAVMNGALLLIAGNESCPQPQTGEHLAALEIIGVDPKNIVILQNKMDLVRESEAMEHCESIKKFVEGTTARLAPIIPVSAQLKFNIDAVVAAICNIAPPNYDFSADPRMVVIRSFDVNKPGAGVDELKGGVAGGSILQGVFKVGQEVEIRPGLITRDANGVCTCRPLRSRIVSLHAEQNHLQFAVPGGLIGVGTLVDPALCRADRLLGMVMSSVGKGPSIYVEIRAEVFLLRRLLGVKTDDSKKAKVGKLVVGETLFVNIGASQTGGRITAVKGGDVSIALTTPACCEKGEKIALSRRIDKHWRLIGWGKVRSGGTLCEVVDPE, encoded by the exons ATGTCCGCTATCAACGACCCTATTGCGGCAGCTTCTTCCGGACCTTCAGAGCCCATCCAGGAGGTCCAAGTGGATGTCACCAAGCTCACTGCTTTGAGCCCCGAAGTCATTTCCAAGCAGGCTACC ATCAACATTGGTACCATTGGTCATGTCGCGCACGGTAAATCTTCAACTGTCCGAGCCATCTCGGGAGTTCAGACTGTTAGATTCAAGAATGAATTGGAACGAAATATTACCATTAAGCTCGGTTACGCCAATGCCAAG ATCTACAAATGTCAAAACCCCGATTgtccccctccctcctGCTTCAAATCTTACCCTTCTAGCAAAGAGGCTCACCCCAAATGTGAAAGGCCAGGATGTGATGGACGGATGGACTTGCAGAG ACACGTCTCCTTTGTCGACTGTCCCGGTCACGATATTCTGATGGCTACTATGCTTACTGGTGCTGCCGTCATGAACGGTGCTCTGCTCCTTATCGCCGGTAACGAATCTTGTCCCCAGCCTCAAACAGGTGAACATCTCGCCGCCCTCGAAATCATTGGTGTCGACCCCAAGAACATTGTCATTCTGCAAAACAAGATGGATTTGGTTAGGGAAAGTGAAGCTATGGAGCACTGCGAGAGTATCAAGAAGTTTGTCGAGG GTACTACCGCTCGTCTCGCCCCTATCATCCCCGTGTCCGCCCAGCTCAAATTCAACATTGACGCCGTCGTCGCCGCTATCTGCAACATCGCCCCTCCCAACTATGACTTTAGTGCCGACCCCCGTATGGTCGTTATCCGATCGTTTGACGTTAACAAGCCTGGTGCCGGTGTCGACGAGTTGAAGGGTGGTGTCGCTGGTGGTAGTATCTTGCAAGGTGTCTTCAAGGTCGGCCAAGAAGTCGAGATCCGACCTGGTCTTATTACCAGGGACGCCAACGGTGTCTGCACTTGTCGACCTTTGCGATCTCGTATCGTCTCCCTCCACGCCGAGCAGAACCACCTCCAATTTGCTGTTCCCGGTGGTCTTATCGGTGTCGGTACCCTCGTTGACCCTGCCCTCTGTCGTGCCGACAGATTGCTTGGTATGGTTATGTCTTCGGTTGGCAAGGGCCCATCCATCTACGTCGAAATCCGAGCAGAGGTCTTCTTGCTCCGTCGATTGCTTGGTGTCAAGACAGACGACAGcaaaaaggccaaggttGGCAAGCTTGTCGTTGGTGAGACCTTGTTCGTCAACATTGGAGCGAGTCAAACTGGTGGTAGGATCACAGCGGTAAAGGGTGGTGATGTCTCGATCGCATTGACAACACCGGCGTGCTGTGagaagggcgagaagatTGCTTTGAGTAGGCGAATTGACAAGCACTGGAGATTGATTGGTTGGGGTAAGGTCAGGAGCGGAGGTACATTGTGCGAGGTCGTGGACCCCGAGTAA